From the genome of Leptodactylus fuscus isolate aLepFus1 chromosome 1, aLepFus1.hap2, whole genome shotgun sequence, one region includes:
- the SMOX gene encoding spermine oxidase, producing MQSCDISSDSTDDPLSSGPRRTRHPRIVIIGAGLAGLSAAKYLLEKGFSDVTILEASDRIGGRVQSVKLEHATFELGATWIHGSNGNPIYHLAEDNGLLEETTDGERSVGRISLYSKNGVAHYLTSSGQRIPKDVVEEFSDVYNEVYNLTQEFFQNGKPVNAESQNSVGVFTRDVVRKRIKDDPDDSETTKGLKLAMIQQYLKVESCESSSHSMDEVSLSEFGEWTEIPGAHHVIPCGFIRIVELLSASIPQSVIQLRKPVKCIHWNKSIHKQIEGMADHNNDQMEDKGYPVFVECEDYEFIPADHVIVTVSLGVLKKHNESLFHPRLPEDKVMAIEKLGISTTDKIFLEFEEPFWSPECNSIQFVWEDDAECQSLTYPEEMWYKKICSFDVLYPPERYGYVLSGWICGEEALIMEKYDDETVAETCTELLRKFTGNPNIPKPRRILRSSWGSNPYVLGSYSYTQVGSSGADVETLMKPLPYTESSKTAPMQVMFSGEATHRKYYSTTHGALLSGQREAIHLADMYQDFLQCNN from the exons ATGCAAAGTTGTGACATATCTTCAGACAGCACTGATGATCCTCTTAGTAGTGGCCCACGGAGAACCCGCCATCCGCGAATAGTGATTATTGGGGCAGGTCTTGCAGGCCTCTCTGCTGCAAAATATCTCCTTGAGAAAGGATTCTCGGATGTTACGATCCTTGAGGCATCTGATCGAATTGGAGGCAGAGTTCAAAGTGTAAAACTTG AACACGCTACTTTTGAACTGGGAGCTACCTGGATCCACGGCTCAAATGGCAATCCCATTTATCATCTAGCAGAAGACAATGGCCTACTGGAAGAAACCACAGATGGAGAGAGAAGTGTTGGTCGCATCAGTCTTTACTCCAAGAATGGAGTGGCTCACTACCTCACCAGCAGCGGACAGAGGATCCCGAAAGATGTGGTTGAAGAATTCAGTGACGTTTATAACGAG GTCTATAACCTGACTCAGGAATTCTTTCAGAATGGGAAACCGGTTAATGCAGAAAGTCAAAACAGCGTTGGCGTTTTTACCCGAGATGTGGTACGGAAACGCATCAAGGATGATCCTGACGATTCCGAGACCACAAAGGGGCTGAAACTGGCAATGATTCAGCAATACTTAAAG GTGGAAAGCTGCGAGAGTAGTTCACACAGTATGGATGAAGTTTCCCTCAGCGAGTTTGGGGAATGGACCGAAATCCCTGGCGCCCATCACGTAATACCTTGTGGCTTCATCCGGATCGTAGAGCTGCTGTCCGCCTCCATCCCACAGTCCGTCATCCAACTGCGTAAGCCAGTCAAGTGCATCCACTGGAACAAGTCCATCCATAAGCAGATAGAAGGTATGGCTGACCACAACAATGACCAGATGGAGGACAAAGGTTATCCTGTGTTTGTGGAGTGCGAAGACTACGAGTTCATTCCTGCAGATCACGTGATTGTGACGGTTTCTCTGGGCGTCCTTAAGAAACATAATGAGAGTTTGTTTCATCCTCGCCTTCCCGAAGACAAAGTTATGGCTATTGAAAAACTAGGGATCAGCACCACCGACAAGATCTTTTTGGAATTCGAAGAACCTTTCTGGAGTCCTGAATGCAACAGCATCCAGTTTGTGTGGGAAGATGATGCAGAATGTCAAAGTTTGACCTATCCCGAGGAGATGTGGTACAAGAAGATCTGCAGCTTTGACGTGCTGTATCCCCCGGAGAGGTACGGTTACGTACTGAGTGGTTGGATCTGTGGTGAGGAAGCCTTGATCATGGAGAAGTACGACGACGAGACCGTTGCTGAAACCTGCACTGAGCTGCTGCGGAAATTTACAG GGAATCCAAACATTCCAAAACCTCGGCGTATCCTGAGGTCCTCCTGGGGCAGTAACCCATACGTCCTTGGATCCTATTCCTATACTCAAGTTGGCTCCAGTGGAGCAGATGTTGAGACGCTCATGAAACCACTGCCTTATACCGAGAGCTCAAAAACTGCG CCCATGCAGGTGATGTTCTCCGGTGAGGCCACTCACAGAAAGTATTATTCCACAACCCACGGTGCTTTGCTGTCCGGCCAGCGGGAGGCGATTCACCTTGCCGATATGTACCAAGACTTCTTACAATGCAACAACTGA